The Nostoc sp. 'Lobaria pulmonaria (5183) cyanobiont' genome window below encodes:
- the vioD gene encoding capreomycidine synthase — protein MMTKLKNSINKIAPALLESWMRDYYFSTEIDIGSSGVENFSLTELYKLTNLTQEELDRIVFHDSSSLGNFELRKAIALRWGNGDPEQVMVTHGSSEANFLIMNGLLNADDEVVVLDPCYQQLFSIAESIGCQLKRWELRFEQHFLPNIEEAKRLITPRTRMVIVNFPHNPTGASLTKKEQDALIDAVAEVGAYLVWDAAFADIVYEGSPLPNPNLRYKRSISMGTFSKCYGLPGLRFGWCLASPEMLERFVHLRDYMTLHLSPLVELIAHRVVEKADNLLSIRLQQARVNLNILSKWVEQHQEFVEWSRPQGGVCTFLRLRYISDSEAFCHHLANVHKVLLVPGTCFNHSSHVRLGFGGATSDLNEGLSRLSKALVTDFKF, from the coding sequence ATGATGACAAAACTAAAAAACTCTATCAATAAAATCGCACCTGCTCTTTTAGAGAGTTGGATGAGAGATTACTACTTTAGTACCGAGATTGATATCGGTAGCAGTGGTGTGGAAAACTTTTCACTAACTGAGCTTTACAAACTTACTAACCTTACACAAGAAGAACTTGATCGCATTGTCTTTCACGATAGTTCAAGCCTTGGAAATTTTGAGTTGCGTAAAGCAATTGCTTTACGTTGGGGCAATGGAGATCCAGAGCAGGTTATGGTAACTCACGGCTCAAGTGAAGCTAATTTCCTAATCATGAATGGACTTCTTAATGCCGATGACGAAGTAGTTGTTTTAGATCCTTGTTATCAACAACTCTTTTCTATTGCCGAATCTATTGGATGCCAGTTGAAACGTTGGGAACTTAGGTTCGAGCAACATTTTCTTCCTAACATTGAAGAAGCTAAAAGGCTAATTACTCCACGTACCCGAATGGTAATTGTCAACTTTCCCCATAATCCTACTGGTGCTTCGTTGACGAAGAAAGAACAAGACGCTCTAATCGACGCAGTAGCAGAAGTAGGAGCTTATCTTGTCTGGGATGCAGCTTTTGCCGATATAGTTTACGAGGGTTCTCCACTTCCTAATCCTAATTTACGTTACAAGCGCTCTATCTCGATGGGAACTTTTTCCAAATGCTATGGGTTGCCAGGATTGAGATTTGGATGGTGTTTAGCTTCGCCAGAAATGTTGGAGCGTTTTGTTCATTTACGCGACTATATGACTCTCCATCTTTCTCCATTGGTTGAACTGATTGCCCACAGAGTTGTAGAAAAAGCAGACAATCTTCTTAGTATTCGTTTGCAGCAAGCCCGCGTCAATTTGAACATTTTATCTAAATGGGTCGAGCAGCATCAAGAGTTTGTAGAGTGGTCGCGTCCGCAAGGTGGTGTTTGTACATTCTTGCGTTTACGATATATTTCAGATTCTGAAGCCTTTTGCCATCATCTGGCAAATGTTCATAAAGTCTTGCTTGTACCAGGTACTTGTTTTAACCACTCAAGTCATGTGAGGTTGGGGTTTGGAGGTGCTACATCCGACCTTAACGAAGGTCTAAGTCGTTTATCAAAAGCTTTAGTAACAGATTTTAAATTTTAA
- a CDS encoding non-ribosomal peptide synthetase — MNDFFQQIAALSPEQRVIFEKRLKQRGLNQLRRSEIPKIKVHSRKDSYNLPLSFAQQRLWFLAQLEPNSPFYNVPAAVRLQGELNFNALQQSFNEIVCRHEALRTNFQTVEGQAIAVISKAKPLILPKIDISELPLNRQEVEVRQQALQEVQTPFELTSDLLLRVKLLRLNEQEHIVLLTMHHIVSDGWSVGVLMQELAKLYPAFFNQQLSPLAELPIQYVDFAVWQREWLQAEVLQSQLSYWRKQLQGAPELLELPTDYLRPAIQTFWGANYSFELSKELSASLNKLSQQQGSTLFMTLLAAFQTLLWRYTGQEDIVVGSPIANRNRAEIEGLIGFFVNTLVLRTNLAGNPSFEELIKRVREVALGAYAHQDLPFELLVEQLQPQRDLSYTPLFQVMFVLHNFPMSVLELPGLTLTPIKSERKTAHFDLILSMTETESGLEGRLEYNIDLFEEKTITRMVDHWRRLLEAIVANPQQRLSEFQLLTESEQQQLLVEWNQTQVEYPQDKCIYELFEAQVKKTPDAVAVVFESKQLTYWELNARANQLAHYLQSLGVKPEVLIGICVERSVEMAVAILATLKAGGVYIPIDPNYPTQRITEISKDAGIEIILTQQHLEVLLEEQSRQLVALDSNRSEIAEQPTDNCHSQANSENLAYVIYTSGSTGKPKGVAVTHQALVNYALEIANQFKLQKSDRVLQFASIGFDVVVEELFPTWIKGATVVLPGTSKTLSCQEFQQLIEIEQLTVFELPTAYWHQWVSELYSVQETVPICVRLAIVGGERILGERLRQWQQLSTSLIHVYGLTETTVTSTLYHLNSDAELLEAATELPIGQPVANTEIYLLDSYLQPVPVGVPGEIYLGGAGLARGYLNRPELTAQRFIPNPFSQNAGARLYRTGDQARYLPDGNIEYIGRIDHQVKLRGFRIELGEIESILSQIPEVKECVVIDREDIPDQKRLVAYLVTEESQEFAIAQVRSFLKSQLPDYMIPSAFVELKTLPLTSNGKIDRKILPVPDWTRLEAEATFVPPQSPLEEAIAEIWVQLLNVNQIGINDNFFDLGGHSLIATQLVSRLRKAFQVELPLRYIFEFPTIAELAVTIVQSQIEQMNNEEKVQFLAAMKDLSEEEIESMLAS, encoded by the coding sequence GTGAACGATTTTTTTCAACAAATAGCTGCTCTTTCTCCAGAGCAACGGGTGATATTTGAAAAGCGTCTGAAGCAGAGAGGCTTAAATCAATTACGAAGGTCAGAAATACCTAAAATAAAAGTTCACAGTAGAAAAGACTCTTATAATTTACCTCTATCCTTTGCTCAACAGAGGTTATGGTTCCTAGCTCAATTAGAACCAAATAGCCCTTTCTACAACGTACCTGCGGCTGTGCGCCTCCAAGGAGAATTAAATTTCAACGCTCTACAACAAAGTTTCAACGAAATTGTTTGTCGTCACGAAGCTTTGAGAACTAATTTCCAGACAGTGGAAGGGCAAGCAATAGCTGTTATCTCTAAAGCAAAACCTCTAATACTACCAAAAATCGATATTAGCGAGCTACCTTTAAATCGACAAGAAGTAGAAGTCAGACAACAAGCTCTACAAGAAGTGCAAACACCTTTTGAGCTAACGAGCGACCTCTTGTTGCGGGTAAAACTATTACGTCTAAATGAACAAGAACACATTGTTCTACTGACAATGCATCACATTGTTTCTGATGGTTGGTCAGTTGGCGTACTAATGCAGGAGTTAGCAAAACTTTATCCAGCCTTCTTTAATCAGCAACTCTCACCCTTAGCTGAACTACCAATACAATATGTAGACTTTGCTGTTTGGCAACGAGAATGGCTGCAAGCAGAAGTACTACAATCGCAGCTATCTTATTGGCGAAAGCAGTTGCAAGGGGCACCAGAATTACTAGAATTACCTACAGACTACCTCAGACCGGCAATTCAAACATTCTGGGGTGCAAATTACTCATTTGAGTTATCAAAAGAATTATCTGCATCCTTAAACAAATTGAGCCAGCAGCAGGGGAGTACCTTATTCATGACTCTGCTAGCAGCTTTCCAAACACTGCTCTGGCGTTACACAGGGCAAGAAGATATTGTGGTCGGTTCACCCATCGCCAATCGCAACCGAGCAGAAATAGAAGGGTTAATTGGATTTTTTGTCAACACATTGGTATTGAGAACTAACTTGGCAGGAAATCCTAGCTTTGAGGAGCTAATAAAACGGGTAAGGGAAGTAGCATTAGGAGCGTATGCACATCAGGATTTGCCGTTTGAGTTGTTAGTTGAGCAACTGCAACCACAGAGAGATTTAAGTTATACACCACTGTTTCAAGTAATGTTTGTGCTTCATAATTTCCCGATGTCAGTGTTAGAGTTACCTGGTTTGACCTTAACTCCAATTAAAAGTGAAAGGAAAACTGCTCACTTTGATTTAATATTATCTATGACAGAAACAGAGTCGGGATTAGAGGGAAGGTTAGAATACAATATAGATTTATTTGAGGAAAAGACGATTACTCGGATGGTGGATCATTGGCGAAGATTGCTCGAAGCAATTGTCGCTAATCCACAGCAGCGTTTGTCGGAGTTTCAATTATTGACTGAATCCGAGCAGCAGCAATTATTAGTAGAGTGGAATCAGACGCAAGTTGAATATCCCCAAGATAAATGTATTTATGAATTATTTGAAGCACAAGTAAAGAAAACACCTGATGCTGTAGCAGTAGTGTTTGAATCAAAACAGCTAACCTATTGGGAACTCAATGCAAGAGCAAATCAATTAGCCCATTATCTGCAAAGTTTGGGAGTAAAACCAGAAGTATTAATAGGAATTTGTGTTGAACGGTCTGTAGAAATGGCAGTAGCTATACTAGCTACTCTCAAAGCAGGTGGAGTATATATTCCCATCGATCCCAATTATCCAACTCAAAGGATTACAGAGATTTCAAAAGATGCGGGAATAGAGATTATATTAACTCAACAGCATCTAGAAGTTTTGCTAGAGGAACAGTCAAGACAATTAGTAGCTTTAGACAGCAATAGGTCAGAAATTGCCGAGCAACCGACCGATAATTGTCATAGTCAAGCAAATTCAGAAAATTTAGCCTATGTAATTTACACATCAGGTTCGACAGGAAAACCAAAAGGAGTAGCAGTCACTCATCAAGCTTTAGTCAACTACGCTTTAGAAATTGCTAATCAGTTTAAGCTACAAAAGAGCGATCGCGTCTTACAGTTTGCTTCAATTGGTTTTGATGTAGTAGTCGAAGAACTCTTTCCTACTTGGATAAAAGGAGCAACGGTTGTTCTTCCAGGCACTAGTAAAACCTTATCTTGTCAAGAGTTTCAGCAATTAATTGAGATTGAGCAATTAACGGTATTTGAGCTACCTACAGCCTACTGGCATCAATGGGTATCAGAATTATATTCGGTTCAAGAAACAGTACCAATTTGTGTTCGTTTAGCCATTGTAGGGGGAGAAAGAATCTTAGGTGAAAGACTAAGACAATGGCAGCAATTATCCACATCCTTAATTCACGTTTATGGATTAACTGAGACCACAGTAACTTCAACACTCTATCACTTAAATAGCGATGCAGAATTGCTAGAAGCAGCAACAGAGTTACCAATTGGACAACCAGTAGCTAACACAGAAATTTATTTACTCGACTCTTATTTACAACCAGTACCAGTAGGAGTACCAGGAGAAATTTATCTTGGCGGCGCAGGATTAGCCAGAGGTTATCTCAATCGTCCTGAATTAACTGCCCAAAGGTTTATTCCTAATCCTTTTAGCCAGAATGCAGGAGCAAGATTATATCGAACAGGAGATCAGGCGCGTTATTTACCAGATGGCAATATTGAGTACATTGGTAGAATTGACCATCAAGTCAAACTCAGAGGCTTCCGTATTGAACTTGGAGAAATTGAGTCAATATTATCGCAAATTCCAGAAGTTAAAGAGTGTGTAGTTATTGACCGAGAAGATATACCAGATCAGAAACGATTGGTTGCTTATTTAGTAACTGAAGAATCACAAGAATTCGCGATCGCGCAGGTGCGGAGTTTTCTCAAAAGTCAACTTCCAGACTACATGATTCCCTCTGCTTTTGTCGAATTAAAAACTTTACCTTTGACATCTAATGGTAAAATAGATCGTAAAATATTACCAGTCCCAGACTGGACAAGACTTGAGGCAGAAGCAACCTTTGTTCCACCTCAATCGCCTTTGGAAGAGGCGATCGCCGAAATTTGGGTTCAGCTTCTGAATGTCAATCAAATAGGTATCAATGACAACTTTTTCGATTTGGGTGGTCACTCATTGATAGCAACTCAATTAGTATCTCGTCTACGGAAAGCTTTTCAAGTAGAGTTGCCACTGCGTTATATCTTTGAATTCCCCACCATAGCCGAACTAGCTGTAACTATCGTACAAAGCCAGATCGAACAAATGAATAACGAAGAAAAAGTACAGTTTTTGGCAGCGATGAAAGATCTTTCAGAAGAGGAGATTGAATCAATGCTTGCAAGTTAA
- a CDS encoding class I SAM-dependent methyltransferase gives MHFQYFDQQKNSEAISFYKRATKNNPTLMSNYYHLCLALLLQGEESEAENIWLSVIEKANIEQVNLWTAELNEILKTEASKREAASDLDLAQKLRYYTNVADDLASNESWKKKKGYTFITDWFSGNIPIWEKYLSHLANKPNLNFLEIGSWEGMSACWLLDNILTHESSTITCIDTFEGEPKVEYDDKEIKYVEKSLESLEKTFDFNIAKTGTSKKVTKIVGRSQNIMRSLPLNNYNMLYVDGSHLASDVLTDAIMGWELVKVGGLIIFDDYSFTFPNESGQNTQIGIDAFLRAFDNKISVVYEADQFLVTKTSF, from the coding sequence ATGCATTTTCAATATTTTGATCAACAAAAGAATAGCGAAGCAATATCATTCTACAAGCGAGCTACAAAAAACAATCCCACCTTAATGTCTAATTATTACCATTTATGTTTGGCATTACTGCTTCAAGGAGAAGAATCAGAAGCTGAGAATATTTGGCTATCGGTTATTGAAAAAGCAAATATAGAACAAGTCAACCTTTGGACAGCAGAGTTAAATGAAATACTAAAAACAGAAGCTAGCAAACGCGAAGCAGCCTCTGACCTTGATTTAGCTCAAAAACTCCGTTATTATACAAATGTTGCGGACGATTTAGCAAGTAATGAATCCTGGAAGAAAAAAAAAGGATATACGTTCATAACCGATTGGTTTAGCGGAAATATTCCTATCTGGGAAAAGTATTTATCACATCTAGCTAATAAACCTAACCTTAATTTTTTAGAAATAGGTAGTTGGGAAGGAATGTCTGCTTGCTGGCTTTTAGATAATATCCTTACTCACGAATCATCAACTATAACTTGTATAGATACTTTTGAAGGAGAGCCAAAAGTTGAATATGATGATAAGGAAATAAAATACGTAGAAAAAAGTTTAGAGTCTTTAGAAAAAACTTTTGATTTTAATATCGCTAAGACAGGAACATCAAAGAAAGTAACAAAAATTGTAGGTAGATCGCAAAATATAATGCGTTCGCTTCCTTTAAATAATTACAATATGCTTTATGTTGATGGCTCTCATTTAGCAAGTGATGTCCTTACAGACGCTATTATGGGCTGGGAACTTGTTAAAGTAGGAGGACTAATCATTTTCGATGATTACAGTTTTACATTTCCCAATGAATCCGGGCAAAATACACAAATTGGCATAGACGCTTTTTTAAGAGCATTTGATAATAAAATAAGCGTTGTTTACGAAGCAGATCAATTTTTAGTAACAAAGACATCCTTTTAG
- the gntD gene encoding guanitoxin biosynthesis L-enduracididine beta-hydroxylase GntD has protein sequence MEKFILSDREIDEINSLVKDLTHQYSSVEDDDFLKDVLIIAHELPKRIRRFINDFRLLEPSSGVCVISGYPISDEKIGKTPSHWQYRPEISPALEEEIVFMLFGSLLGEVIGWSTQQAGHIVHDVIPIKGHEHEQLGSSSKELLWWHNEDAFHPYRGDYLGMMCLRNKEKAATTVAPVDAAYCLNPDEIAILFEPRFTIRPDESHLVKNQSDSQKTQANNNNLLSSAYHKISNINSEPEKISVFYGDPKCPYVRIDPYFMDMDKLENDNEALTTLTKLMKSIDINLTDLVLQPGDFCFIDNYKTVHGRKPYTTIYDGQHRWLKRIIIARDLRKSRSARPTATSRIIF, from the coding sequence ATGGAAAAGTTTATTTTATCAGATCGCGAAATTGATGAGATTAACTCACTAGTTAAAGACCTTACTCATCAATACTCTTCAGTAGAAGATGATGACTTTCTTAAAGACGTATTAATAATTGCCCACGAGCTTCCTAAAAGAATCCGTAGATTTATTAACGATTTCAGATTATTAGAACCATCATCAGGGGTTTGTGTAATTTCTGGTTACCCAATCTCAGATGAAAAAATTGGCAAGACACCTTCTCATTGGCAATATAGACCTGAGATTTCACCTGCTCTAGAAGAAGAAATAGTTTTTATGCTATTTGGCTCATTATTAGGCGAAGTAATTGGTTGGTCTACTCAGCAAGCTGGGCATATTGTTCATGATGTTATTCCAATTAAAGGTCACGAACACGAACAACTAGGTAGTAGTAGTAAAGAGTTACTGTGGTGGCATAATGAAGATGCCTTTCATCCTTATAGAGGCGATTATCTAGGCATGATGTGTCTGCGAAATAAAGAAAAAGCTGCTACTACTGTTGCGCCTGTAGATGCAGCCTACTGTCTAAACCCAGATGAAATAGCAATTTTGTTCGAGCCACGCTTCACAATTCGTCCAGATGAATCCCATTTAGTCAAAAATCAATCTGATTCACAAAAAACTCAAGCAAATAATAATAACTTACTCAGTTCTGCCTACCATAAAATAAGCAATATAAATAGCGAACCAGAAAAAATATCTGTGTTTTATGGAGACCCGAAATGTCCATATGTTCGTATCGATCCTTACTTCATGGATATGGATAAACTAGAAAATGATAATGAAGCATTAACAACCCTGACTAAATTAATGAAATCTATTGATATTAATTTAACCGATCTCGTTTTACAACCCGGAGATTTTTGCTTTATTGATAATTACAAAACAGTACATGGAAGAAAACCATACACAACTATATACGATGGTCAACATCGTTGGCTTAAAAGAATAATTATCGCCAGAGATTTGAGAAAATCAAGAAGTGCTAGACCTACGGCTACATCTAGAATAATTTTTTAA